The genomic stretch CACCCGGATGAGTTTTCCGATTGGCACACCGTTTATTCGGACGAGCTTTGGCTATGGCATTCCGGCAGTCCACTCGTTCTCACTTTAGGAGGAACGGAAGCAGCACCAGAGACAAGAAAAGAAATTATTGTCGGACCGGACGTACTTGCGGGCCATCAGCCGCAGGCGCTCGTCCCGGCTAATGAATGGCAGATGTCACGTGTGCTGGGCGATGAGCCTGTACTCGTTTCTTGTGTCGTAGCACCAGGTTTTCATTACGATGATTTTAAACTGATAAAGCGTTAATTATACATGATGCAGAAAGAGCCATCCAAGGAGGGATTATCCCTCATCGGATGGCTCTTCTATATTATGATGCCTGCCTAATGCCAGTAGTACGCTAAGCTGCTCTTGGGCTCAGTATAATAAATTCAATGAATCTAGATGGAATTTCTCCAGCTAAAATAACATTATTCGCTTGGCCCTAGGAAATAGATGGAATTTCTCCTGTTAATTTCACTGTTTCTCCTGAATTTCGGCTGATTCCTTAGAATTAGAGGGAGAAAATCCATCTAGATTCCAAAAAAGGCTAAAATTTCTTAAAATAGATGGAGAAAATCCATCTATATAAGTTGAACTAAAGTTTTAGAAAAGTGTGGTAAGGAAATCGCGACCTGCATGTCGAGTAAGAAAGAAAATAACTCGAACAGGCAGGGACGAAGTTGGGTTAGTTCGTTTAGGTAATAGCGCGATAGGACGAGGCTACGCTGTAGTTTGTACAACGTAATCGACGTTACTTGCCTGACTCGATACGTACACTGTAGTTTGTGCAATAGATTGCCTAGTATAGGGCGGTATTCGTTGGTTTGGAGCTCATTCTCCTGCAAAAATACATTGTAGCCATCTAAAACAGCTCTCATGTGAGGTTTCTAGTGTACAAAGTGCAGTCTAGGCTGCTTCACCTTAGAATCATAGTATATTTGGCAACAGGAAAGAGATCGTAGTCCAGCGGGATTACGATCTCTTGGTTAGCTAAGAGGTAATATAGCGGTTTTTTCCTTCATGCTTCGCTTGGTACAGCGCTCGGTCAGCTACAGTAAACAGCTCATCCTGAGATAGAGGGGAATCGGGCTCCCACGTTGCTGAGCCTAGGCTGATCGTTACAAAGGGGATGTCGGTTTTTTCTGCGTGAGGGATCTCTAATTGTGCGACTGCTTCAAGAAGCCGTCTTGCAATGGTAGTGGCGCGCTCCTTGCTCGTCTGCGGCAAAATAATGCCGAATTCCTCTCCGCCGTAACGGGTAACGATATCAAGCGGTCGTTTTAGGGTATTGCGCATAGCTGCGGCGATCTGTCTTAGACATTCGTCGCCTTTTTGATGTCCGAAAGTATCGTTATAGGCTTTGAAGTTATCGATATCGCCGATCATCAGCGTAACGGGCATATGGTGGCGATGAGCATCCTCCCACTCATTGTTCCATATTTCATCGAAGGAGCGGCGATTGGCAATGGTCGTTAGTTCATCCACATGGGAAAGCGCATGCATCATTTGATATTGCTCAAGCATTTTGAGTTCAATTTCTTTGCGTGGAGTAATATCTCTAGATACGGATACGATAGTTTGGGTACGATCGCCGTCGTGGAGGACGACGCGAGTGGTGGATTCGAACCAGCGATAGACGCCATCCTTGCGTTTTATACGGTACGTAATCGTATTCTCATCGACATGGTTATAGATCTGATTTTGGTTATCGAGCACACGCTGCTTATCATCGGGATGGTAGAAAAGAACAGGTGATTTCCCAATGAGCTCATGATCCCGATAGCCAAGCAGCGCATAGCAAGCAGGAGAGACGTAGGTATATAGACCGTCAAAATTATGCTTGGAGATCATATCGCTGGAGTTCTCAGCAAGCAAGCGAAAGCTCTTCTCGCTCTCAAGCAGCTTGTCGGCCGTACGCTTCCTCTCCGTAATTTGGCGAAAATGAATAGATAATCCGAATTCGGAAGGGTAGACATTCGCTTCAAACCAATGATTCAGCTGCGGAATAAACTGCTCGTAAAGCCGCTGCTCATGATTCTCCATAGCAATCTTATACTCACGCTGGCTGATGGTGCCCTTAAGCCAAGGGAACACCTCCCAAATATTCTGACCCAGCAGTTCAGCTTCGCTTCGCTGGAAGAGCTTTTGCGCAGCATGATTGGTATAGATAAACCGGTACTGG from Paenibacillus sp. FSL H8-0548 encodes the following:
- a CDS encoding cupin domain-containing protein; the encoded protein is MGVSVQQLSPLVESLGLKQHIEGGWYKEIWKAGFEIPQEVLGAPYSGRRFAASSIYFLLHPDEFSDWHTVYSDELWLWHSGSPLVLTLGGTEAAPETRKEIIVGPDVLAGHQPQALVPANEWQMSRVLGDEPVLVSCVVAPGFHYDDFKLIKR
- a CDS encoding GGDEF domain-containing protein; its protein translation is MTLIPKTTREADFFSNAFHFAPIGMSLIDLDGTIIVVNPAALAMLGYEEDELYTKTCSQITHPNDIGKDKLLMERLLKGEIDNFQLHKNYLKKSGDPVTTMLSVSLVYDDIGNPRYFIAQMMDISEKTTALSEVKQLTKHISNILESILDAFFSIDNQYRFIYTNHAAQKLFQRSEAELLGQNIWEVFPWLKGTISQREYKIAMENHEQRLYEQFIPQLNHWFEANVYPSEFGLSIHFRQITERKRTADKLLESEKSFRLLAENSSDMISKHNFDGLYTYVSPACYALLGYRDHELIGKSPVLFYHPDDKQRVLDNQNQIYNHVDENTITYRIKRKDGVYRWFESTTRVVLHDGDRTQTIVSVSRDITPRKEIELKMLEQYQMMHALSHVDELTTIANRRSFDEIWNNEWEDAHRHHMPVTLMIGDIDNFKAYNDTFGHQKGDECLRQIAAAMRNTLKRPLDIVTRYGGEEFGIILPQTSKERATTIARRLLEAVAQLEIPHAEKTDIPFVTISLGSATWEPDSPLSQDELFTVADRALYQAKHEGKNRYITS